A DNA window from Haliovirga abyssi contains the following coding sequences:
- a CDS encoding NADH-quinone oxidoreductase subunit D, whose protein sequence is MRELKLFLGPNHPGMHGNFSVHLYVDGDIVKRARPLPGMLHRGFEKLMERRLWTNNIALIPRICVVEPDINEMVYAMGAEALGNIEVPERAHWIRMIILELARIGIHMMAFGGIGGPTGLYTGPNWAITERDLILDIFEEITGARVYHMYIVVGGVRKDLPKGIEKKIENVLDKLEGRLSEYEDLILRNSTIINRTKDNIVLPEEVARELGVTGIGLRTSSGKAYDIRKVDPYARYDQVEFEVPVANYSDAYTRLETKYKEVKQSIRIIRQVLEKMPKDGPVRAKVSTGSALKWRIPKGQVFSHIESSRGEYGYYIVSDGSRQPYRIAVRGASYPQGLLGIEKYLPGTRLDDVAIWLDTMGVCAPEIDR, encoded by the coding sequence ATGAGAGAATTAAAACTGTTTTTAGGGCCTAATCATCCTGGAATGCATGGAAATTTTAGTGTGCATTTATACGTGGATGGAGATATAGTAAAAAGAGCAAGACCATTACCTGGAATGTTACATAGAGGATTTGAAAAATTGATGGAAAGAAGACTTTGGACAAATAATATAGCTTTAATTCCAAGAATATGTGTGGTAGAACCTGATATTAATGAGATGGTATATGCAATGGGAGCAGAAGCATTAGGAAATATTGAAGTGCCTGAAAGAGCTCATTGGATAAGAATGATAATATTAGAACTAGCAAGAATTGGGATACATATGATGGCATTTGGAGGAATTGGAGGACCAACAGGTCTATATACTGGTCCAAATTGGGCAATTACAGAAAGAGATTTAATCTTAGATATATTTGAAGAGATAACTGGTGCAAGAGTATACCATATGTATATTGTAGTAGGCGGAGTTAGAAAAGATTTGCCAAAAGGGATAGAGAAAAAGATAGAAAATGTATTAGATAAATTAGAAGGAAGGCTTTCTGAATATGAAGACCTGATTTTAAGAAACTCTACTATAATAAATAGGACAAAAGATAATATAGTTTTACCAGAAGAAGTAGCAAGAGAATTGGGAGTTACTGGAATAGGGCTTAGGACTTCAAGTGGAAAGGCTTATGATATAAGAAAAGTTGATCCATATGCAAGATATGATCAAGTAGAATTTGAAGTACCTGTGGCGAATTATTCTGATGCATATACAAGACTTGAAACAAAATATAAAGAAGTAAAACAAAGTATAAGAATAATTAGACAAGTTTTAGAGAAAATGCCAAAAGATGGACCAGTTAGAGCAAAAGTATCTACTGGAAGTGCATTAAAATGGAGAATACCAAAAGGTCAAGTGTTCTCACATATAGAATCTTCAAGAGGAGAATATGGATATTATATAGTTTCTGATGGAAGTAGACAGCCTTATAGAATAGCAGTAAGAGGAGCATCATATCCTCAAGGGCTTCTTGGAATTGAAAAATATTTGCCAGGGACTAGACTAGATGATGTGGCAATTTGGCTAGATACAATGGGAGTTTGTGCTCCTGAAATTGATAGGTAG
- a CDS encoding respiratory chain complex I subunit 1 family protein: MNYMGFIIGFGLLLFAFAWQVSLDGIQRKITARIHKRFGPPWYQTFLDIFKAMSKEPISHGWIYDFGVMMALGGTMATLIFMPVAGIISFDNMDNFFVITYLLAIGSLGMAMSAVGSGNPWASIGVMRALTQMVGYELPFIITVMTIIFGFKTSSISTIAHLQQGGFLYWNMFRFPLGGIVAFVSLMGMLGKKPFDTPIAPAEIASGPLVEYGGKHLAMLILQHEFSTFIEVSLFVNLFLGGGPTIIAFLTKYFLVYTLTTMIATAVGRFKIDDLIKFYYKVPLAMAVVQALVVVFTGLGVTIWF, translated from the coding sequence ATGAATTATATGGGATTTATTATAGGATTTGGACTTTTGCTATTTGCATTTGCATGGCAGGTTTCTCTTGATGGTATTCAGCGTAAAATCACAGCTAGAATACACAAAAGATTTGGACCGCCTTGGTATCAAACATTTTTAGATATATTTAAAGCAATGAGTAAAGAACCAATCTCACATGGTTGGATATATGATTTTGGCGTTATGATGGCGTTAGGTGGAACTATGGCTACATTAATATTTATGCCAGTTGCAGGAATTATATCATTTGATAATATGGATAATTTTTTTGTAATAACTTATTTGCTTGCAATAGGTTCTCTTGGTATGGCAATGAGTGCTGTTGGGTCAGGAAATCCTTGGGCAAGTATTGGAGTAATGAGAGCTTTGACTCAAATGGTTGGATATGAGCTTCCATTTATAATAACAGTTATGACTATTATATTTGGATTTAAAACATCTTCTATATCAACAATAGCTCATTTGCAACAAGGCGGATTTCTATATTGGAATATGTTTAGATTTCCATTAGGTGGGATAGTTGCTTTTGTTTCTCTTATGGGAATGTTAGGGAAAAAACCATTTGACACACCAATAGCTCCAGCGGAAATAGCATCAGGACCATTGGTAGAATATGGTGGAAAACATTTAGCAATGCTTATTTTACAACATGAGTTTTCTACATTTATAGAAGTGAGTTTGTTTGTAAATCTATTTTTAGGTGGAGGACCAACTATAATAGCATTTTTAACAAAATATTTCTTAGTATATACATTAACTACAATGATAGCAACAGCTGTAGGAAGATTTAAAATAGATGATTTAATTAAATTCTATTATAAAGTACCATTAGCTATGGCAGTTGTTCAAGCTTTAGTTGTAGTATTTACTGGTTTGGGGGTGACAATATGGTTTTAG
- a CDS encoding NADH-quinone oxidoreductase subunit C yields the protein MNSMNKIIEDIKSKYNVLNIEQPTKQQVSFDFESRDIHAILAYLKSIGWNQLTFLTCVDFIDDKEFQLVFILMNWETGITIQVRTRLDREKPLFKTIVPIFPGAKFYERDVHEFFGVEFEGNEDSKKGLFLELWDDIPPMRKDFDPQKYSDKKYAKRDYNVDFKKEGEER from the coding sequence ATGAATTCCATGAATAAAATAATAGAGGATATTAAATCTAAATATAATGTACTTAATATAGAACAGCCTACCAAGCAACAAGTTAGTTTTGATTTTGAAAGTAGAGATATTCATGCAATATTAGCATATTTAAAATCTATTGGTTGGAATCAATTAACATTTTTAACATGCGTTGACTTTATTGATGATAAAGAGTTTCAATTAGTGTTTATTTTGATGAATTGGGAAACTGGAATTACAATTCAAGTAAGAACAAGATTAGATAGAGAAAAACCTCTGTTTAAAACAATTGTACCTATTTTTCCTGGAGCAAAATTTTATGAAAGAGATGTTCATGAATTTTTTGGTGTTGAATTTGAAGGAAATGAAGATTCTAAAAAAGGGTTGTTTTTAGAATTATGGGATGATATTCCGCCAATGAGAAAAGATTTCGATCCACAAAAATATTCAGATAAAAAATATGCTAAAAGAGATTATAATGTGGATTTTAAAAAAGAAGGTGAAGAAAGATGA
- a CDS encoding proton-conducting transporter transmembrane domain-containing protein, whose product MSLINLILLIMVGGVAAYFTTKLNKKSGAWITVIISLITLIVLYSYKDLSVVSGQNIFQFKITPYGWFFAMVMTLTYVGASFFNIYWMERLIYPASYNFLYLLSLAGTIGLFFSSNLLGIFVFWEIVVWGSMFIIPLGKSRKASVVYYTISTAGSFSMLFGIMFLYSKYNTFDTVAVLASVAKDPLLATGMFFLLVMAGLTKLGIFPFHIWLPLAHGNAPHTFSPVLSGGLVKMGAFIAFLTVAVLPSGKAFGSSLKILGVPYQNYILLILGAISIVVGTLMAIKQDDMKRLIAYSTVSNSGYILIGIALNDSIGMAGGLMHIFNHAMATSAMFLAAAVVAYRTGTTKMSKLGGMIHKMPVTFVVYLMAIISLAGIPPMGGFVSKWLIFQSLVKHGMVFIAMAAFFGSVGSFLYVFRPLSTVFLGQELPEHKDVKEAPMLMLIPMIAISALTQYFGIFPTVMLKYIGKIEKSVGMIPIKIDGLNIIANNGNLNATWMSVVFTFGFIIALIIFLVLPKSRKVGLMDTYTSAEFIHSPELYHYSSNYYAPFERLYEKHPKVEEFLFSIGTRVKDLGDMVSKIFFSFRPAVAVLWIVVIVSVIFMLGGRA is encoded by the coding sequence ATGAGCTTAATAAATTTAATATTGTTAATTATGGTTGGTGGAGTAGCAGCTTATTTTACCACAAAATTAAATAAAAAATCTGGAGCATGGATAACTGTTATAATATCATTAATAACATTAATTGTATTGTATAGTTATAAAGATTTATCTGTGGTTTCAGGTCAAAATATTTTTCAATTTAAGATAACACCTTATGGATGGTTTTTTGCAATGGTAATGACATTAACTTATGTAGGAGCTTCGTTCTTTAATATATATTGGATGGAAAGACTAATATATCCTGCATCATATAATTTTTTATATTTGTTGTCATTAGCAGGAACAATAGGATTGTTTTTTTCGAGCAACTTATTAGGAATATTTGTATTTTGGGAGATAGTTGTTTGGGGTTCTATGTTCATAATACCTCTAGGAAAATCAAGAAAGGCATCAGTTGTATATTATACAATTAGTACAGCAGGTTCGTTTTCAATGCTGTTTGGGATAATGTTTTTATATTCAAAATATAATACATTTGACACTGTGGCAGTGTTAGCTAGTGTCGCAAAAGATCCATTACTTGCTACAGGAATGTTTTTCCTATTAGTAATGGCAGGACTTACCAAACTTGGAATTTTTCCATTCCATATTTGGCTTCCTCTTGCGCATGGGAATGCACCACATACATTTTCACCAGTATTATCAGGTGGATTAGTAAAAATGGGAGCATTTATAGCATTTTTAACAGTAGCTGTATTGCCGTCAGGAAAAGCATTTGGAAGCAGTTTAAAAATATTAGGAGTTCCTTATCAAAATTATATTTTATTGATTTTAGGAGCTATAAGTATTGTAGTAGGTACATTAATGGCCATAAAGCAAGATGATATGAAAAGATTGATAGCATATTCTACTGTAAGTAATAGTGGATATATATTAATAGGAATAGCATTAAATGATTCAATTGGAATGGCAGGAGGACTAATGCATATATTTAATCATGCAATGGCAACTTCAGCAATGTTCTTAGCAGCAGCAGTTGTAGCATATAGAACTGGTACAACTAAAATGTCAAAATTAGGTGGAATGATTCATAAAATGCCAGTTACATTTGTTGTGTATTTAATGGCGATAATATCTTTAGCTGGAATTCCTCCTATGGGTGGATTTGTATCTAAGTGGTTGATATTTCAATCGTTAGTAAAACATGGAATGGTATTTATAGCAATGGCTGCTTTCTTTGGAAGTGTAGGTTCATTCTTATACGTGTTTAGACCATTGTCAACAGTATTTTTGGGACAAGAGTTACCTGAACATAAAGATGTAAAAGAAGCTCCTATGTTAATGCTTATACCTATGATAGCTATCTCAGCATTAACACAATATTTTGGAATATTTCCAACAGTTATGTTGAAATATATAGGAAAAATAGAAAAATCAGTTGGAATGATTCCAATAAAAATAGATGGATTAAATATAATAGCTAATAATGGAAATTTAAATGCAACTTGGATGTCAGTCGTATTTACATTTGGATTTATAATAGCATTAATAATATTCTTGGTATTACCAAAATCAAGAAAAGTTGGATTAATGGATACTTATACTTCAGCAGAGTTTATTCATTCTCCTGAGCTATATCATTATTCATCTAATTATTATGCACCATTTGAAAGACTTTATGAAAAACATCCTAAAGTTGAGGAATTTTTATTTTCAATAGGAACAAGAGTAAAAGATTTAGGGGATATGGTATCAAAAATATTCTTTAGTTTTAGACCAGCAGTTGCGGTTTTGTGGATAGTAGTTATAGTATCTGTAATATTTATGTTAGGAGGTAGGGCATGA
- a CDS encoding endonuclease domain-containing protein, which yields MNYNKKLISIAKKLRKEMTQQEKHLWYDFLRHYPIKIYKQKVIDNFIVDFYCYKAKLVIEVDGSQHYTEDGIEYDKARTKVLNSYNLEVVRFSNYEVENRFEEVCESIDEIIKSKVKDSPSQSLRDSSPKGRA from the coding sequence ATGAATTATAACAAGAAACTAATTTCAATAGCAAAAAAACTTAGAAAAGAGATGACACAACAAGAAAAGCATTTATGGTATGATTTTCTTAGACATTACCCAATTAAGATATACAAACAAAAAGTTATTGATAATTTTATTGTAGATTTTTATTGTTATAAAGCGAAATTAGTAATAGAAGTTGATGGAAGTCAACATTATACAGAAGATGGAATTGAATATGATAAAGCAAGGACAAAAGTTTTAAATAGCTATAATTTAGAAGTGGTTAGATTTTCAAATTATGAAGTTGAAAATAGATTTGAAGAAGTATGTGAAAGTATTGATGAAATTATAAAGTCAAAAGTGAAAGATTCGCCCTCTCAGTCACTGCGTGACAGCTCTCCCAAAGGGAGAGCCTGA
- a CDS encoding NuoB/complex I 20 kDa subunit family protein gives MVLDEKDRKTWEELGDFFRGKSMWMMHFCTGCGAIELPPAMTSRFDMERIGMGPMATPRQSDVLLVTGYLSAKTLRRVIYSYEQMLNPKYVIGFGSCTLNGGVYYDSYSTINKLDNYIPVDVFVAGCMPRPEAVMNAFKDLMDKIKAGTANGWKKYQENKEWYEENQKLALGEVDVKDEFHE, from the coding sequence ATGGTTTTAGATGAAAAAGATAGAAAAACATGGGAAGAATTAGGAGATTTTTTTAGAGGAAAATCAATGTGGATGATGCATTTTTGTACAGGATGTGGTGCCATAGAGTTACCACCTGCAATGACATCAAGATTTGATATGGAAAGAATAGGAATGGGACCAATGGCAACACCAAGACAATCAGATGTATTATTAGTAACTGGGTATTTAAGTGCTAAAACATTAAGAAGAGTAATATATAGTTATGAGCAAATGTTAAATCCAAAATATGTAATAGGATTTGGCTCTTGTACATTAAATGGAGGAGTGTATTATGATTCTTATTCAACTATAAACAAATTAGATAACTATATTCCAGTAGATGTTTTTGTAGCAGGATGTATGCCAAGACCAGAAGCGGTAATGAATGCTTTTAAAGATTTAATGGATAAAATAAAAGCAGGAACAGCTAATGGATGGAAAAAATATCAGGAAAATAAAGAGTGGTATGAAGAAAATCAAAAGTTAGCACTTGGGGAGGTGGATGTTAAAGATGAATTCCATGAATAA
- a CDS encoding FAD-dependent oxidoreductase translates to MGNKKNFFAPIKAWKYLVKKPISIPMEDIFENPREAADRYRGFHANDWEKCIGCGTCSEICPTNAIVMQEREELPDEDGSKPEKPAIDYGRCTFCGLCVDICTTNSLTMTKEYVHISKDVDDFYFLPKENGIHDIKYENAYVRDEVSELLDLKRYDMVGLEADERKDSFIEIVKGFSKETAIAEASRCVECGICTKTCPATMNIPEYILSIWKDDLEEGVDWLYKTNPLPGVCGRICTHKCETACALGNRGEAVSIRWLKRYIVDNTPEEDYEKVVLANVSKGGEGKVAIVGAGPAGISAGYYLRTMGYEVDIFEAMPLAGGVMRYGIPQYRLPDYSLDKDISFIEKIGVKIHTNTQVGKDIQLEELHSKYDVVFLGTGFFGARGLNIPNSDHKDVHLAMDFLPQVRDFARGVIKDIDVHKSAVVIGGGNVAFDVARSLIRLQEIKYGKSDVKLIALENEEQLPADREEYEEGMEEGIKYQLGCGPQEVMLDDKGNIKGVKGFKCLSIFDGQHRFNPQFDTSDVKMVEGTQVYVSIGQSPDYSYLDKELEEKLGITRGKITKIGKNRQVEGVDWLFAGGDIVQGPDVIHGIADGHEAAKAIDEYLMNGKNKKK, encoded by the coding sequence ATGGGAAATAAAAAGAATTTTTTTGCACCAATAAAAGCATGGAAATACTTAGTAAAAAAACCTATATCAATTCCCATGGAAGATATATTTGAAAATCCAAGAGAAGCAGCAGATAGATATAGAGGATTTCATGCAAATGATTGGGAAAAATGTATAGGGTGTGGGACTTGTTCTGAAATATGTCCAACAAATGCAATAGTTATGCAAGAAAGAGAAGAATTGCCAGATGAAGATGGCTCTAAACCAGAAAAACCAGCTATAGATTATGGACGATGTACATTTTGTGGGTTGTGTGTAGATATTTGTACTACAAATTCTCTTACAATGACAAAAGAATATGTTCATATATCAAAAGATGTCGATGATTTCTATTTTTTACCAAAAGAAAATGGTATTCATGATATAAAATATGAAAATGCTTATGTAAGAGATGAAGTGTCAGAACTTTTGGATTTGAAAAGATATGATATGGTAGGATTAGAAGCTGATGAAAGAAAAGATTCATTTATTGAAATTGTAAAAGGTTTTTCAAAAGAGACAGCAATAGCAGAGGCTTCAAGATGTGTAGAGTGTGGAATTTGTACAAAAACTTGTCCTGCTACAATGAATATACCAGAATATATTCTTTCTATATGGAAAGATGATCTGGAAGAAGGAGTAGACTGGTTATACAAAACTAATCCATTACCTGGAGTATGTGGAAGAATATGTACTCACAAGTGTGAAACAGCTTGTGCATTGGGAAATCGTGGAGAAGCAGTATCTATAAGATGGCTAAAAAGGTATATTGTAGATAATACGCCTGAAGAAGATTATGAAAAAGTTGTTTTGGCAAATGTTTCAAAAGGTGGAGAAGGAAAAGTAGCAATAGTAGGGGCTGGACCAGCAGGAATTTCAGCAGGATATTACTTAAGGACAATGGGCTATGAAGTAGATATATTTGAAGCTATGCCTTTAGCAGGTGGAGTTATGAGATATGGAATACCTCAATATAGATTGCCTGATTATTCATTAGATAAAGATATTAGCTTTATAGAAAAAATTGGGGTAAAAATACATACAAATACACAAGTTGGAAAAGATATTCAGCTTGAAGAGTTACATTCAAAATATGATGTTGTATTTTTAGGAACAGGATTTTTTGGAGCAAGAGGTCTTAATATACCTAATTCAGACCATAAAGATGTACATTTAGCAATGGATTTCTTACCACAAGTAAGAGATTTCGCTAGAGGTGTAATAAAAGATATTGATGTACATAAAAGTGCAGTAGTTATAGGTGGAGGAAACGTTGCATTTGATGTAGCGAGAAGTTTAATTAGATTGCAAGAAATAAAATATGGTAAAAGTGATGTTAAATTAATAGCTCTTGAAAATGAGGAGCAACTTCCAGCAGATAGAGAAGAATATGAAGAAGGTATGGAAGAAGGAATTAAATATCAACTTGGATGTGGGCCACAAGAAGTAATGTTAGATGATAAAGGAAATATTAAAGGTGTAAAAGGATTTAAATGTTTATCAATATTTGATGGTCAACATAGATTTAATCCACAATTTGATACAAGTGATGTAAAAATGGTAGAAGGAACACAAGTTTATGTATCAATTGGACAATCACCAGATTATTCATATTTGGATAAAGAATTAGAAGAAAAACTAGGAATAACAAGAGGAAAAATAACAAAAATAGGAAAAAATAGACAAGTAGAAGGTGTAGATTGGTTGTTCGCAGGAGGAGATATTGTACAAGGACCAGATGTAATTCATGGTATTGCTGATGGACATGAAGCAGCAAAAGCTATTGATGAGTATTTGATGAATGGGAAGAATAAGAAAAAATAG